The Fundidesulfovibrio magnetotacticus genome includes a region encoding these proteins:
- a CDS encoding glycosyltransferase family 4 protein: MRLLLVNYEYPPLGGGAGNATANIAREMTLLGARVMVLTSAFRGLPRHETVQVPGGASFEIARIPTVRRHADRCAAWEMAAFMASSCLTLPLAARAFRPDGAVAFFGIPGGPSAWILKALAGTPYVVSLRGGDVPGFQPYDLAAMHRLTGPLIRFLWRRALAVVPNSRGLAALARAFEPGLAYPVIPNGVDPERYAPRQGAREPGPMRLFFHGRVVRQKGLDVLVQALAQLPRGLAWELSIAGDGPARPGLESQLRALGLADRVRFLGWMDRADIALALRRADLFVFPSRDEGMPNAVLEAMASGLPVLATAISGNEDLALPGRTGLTVPPEDAGALAGALARLLADPPLLEAMGREARALVLEHYSWRSVAERYLALFGDRPCAA, encoded by the coding sequence ATGCGCCTGCTCCTGGTGAACTACGAATACCCGCCCCTGGGCGGGGGCGCGGGCAACGCCACGGCCAACATCGCCCGCGAGATGACCCTCCTGGGCGCGCGGGTGATGGTGCTCACCTCGGCCTTCAGGGGCCTGCCCCGGCACGAGACCGTGCAGGTCCCCGGCGGCGCGAGCTTCGAGATCGCGCGCATCCCCACCGTGCGACGCCACGCGGACCGCTGCGCGGCCTGGGAGATGGCCGCCTTCATGGCCTCCTCCTGCCTGACGCTGCCCCTGGCGGCCCGCGCCTTCCGGCCCGACGGCGCGGTGGCCTTCTTCGGCATCCCCGGCGGCCCGTCGGCGTGGATCCTCAAGGCCCTGGCGGGCACGCCCTACGTGGTCTCCCTGCGCGGCGGCGACGTGCCCGGCTTCCAGCCCTACGACCTGGCCGCCATGCACCGCCTCACGGGGCCGCTCATCCGCTTCCTGTGGCGGCGCGCCCTGGCCGTGGTTCCCAACAGCCGGGGTCTGGCCGCCCTGGCCCGCGCCTTCGAGCCCGGCCTGGCTTATCCCGTGATCCCCAACGGCGTGGACCCCGAGCGTTACGCCCCCCGCCAGGGCGCGCGCGAGCCCGGCCCCATGCGCCTGTTCTTCCACGGCCGCGTGGTGCGCCAGAAGGGGCTGGACGTGCTGGTCCAGGCCCTTGCCCAGCTCCCCCGGGGGCTGGCGTGGGAGCTCTCCATCGCCGGGGACGGGCCCGCGCGGCCCGGGCTGGAATCGCAGCTGCGCGCCCTGGGCCTGGCGGACCGGGTGCGTTTCCTGGGCTGGATGGACCGCGCCGACATCGCCCTGGCCCTGCGCCGGGCCGACCTCTTCGTCTTCCCCTCGCGCGACGAGGGCATGCCCAACGCCGTGCTGGAAGCCATGGCCTCGGGCCTGCCGGTGCTGGCCACGGCCATCTCGGGCAACGAGGACCTGGCGCTTCCCGGGCGCACCGGGCTAACGGTCCCGCCGGAAGACGCCGGAGCCCTGGCCGGGGCGCTCGCCCGGCTCCTGGCCGATCCGCCACTGCTGGAAGCCATGGGCCGCGAGGCCCGCGCACTGGTGCTGGAGCACTACTCCTGGCGCAGCGTGGCAGAGCGCTACCTCGCGCTCTTCGGAGACCGGCCGTGTGCGGCATAG